One segment of Mycolicibacterium neworleansense DNA contains the following:
- the ligA gene encoding NAD-dependent DNA ligase LigA: MTSNDAGDADLRRRWQELAEEVRGHQFRYYVKDAPIISDAEFDKLLRELQALEEEHPELRTPDSPTQLVGGAGFATEFAPAEHLERMLSLDNVFDSDELSAWAARISGETGDAAHFLCELKIDGVALALVYRNGRLVRAATRGDGRSGEDVTLNARTISDIPEQLTASDEFPVPDVLEVRGEVFFRVADFEELNAGLVAEGKPPFANPRNSAAGSLRQKNPAVTARRKLRMICHGLGHAEGFSPASLHDAYRALGQWGLPVSEHTAKVSGVAAVAERIAYWGEHRHDVDHEIDGLVVKVDEVSLQRRLGSTSRAPRWAVAYKYPPEEATTKLLDIRVSVGRTGRVTPFAYMEPVKVAGSTVGLATLHNATEVQRKGVLIGDTVVIRKAGDVIPEVLGPVVDLRDGSERPFVMPTNCPECGTVLAPAKEGDADIRCPNTRSCPAQLRERVFHVAGRGAFDIEGLGYEAATALLQAGVITDEGDLFTLTADQLLRTDLFTTKAGELSANGKRLLANLDKAKAQPLWRVLVALSIRHVGPTAARALATEFASLDAIVAASEEQLAAVEGVGPTIAAAVIDWFTVDWHRAIVDKWRAAGVRMADERDASIERTLEGLSIVVTGSLPGFSRDQAKEAIINRGGKAASSVSKKTAYVVAGEAPGSKYDKAVELGVPILDEDGFRALLAEGPPAAAES; the protein is encoded by the coding sequence GTGACCTCGAACGACGCTGGAGACGCTGACCTGCGACGACGTTGGCAGGAACTCGCAGAAGAAGTGCGGGGGCATCAGTTCCGGTACTACGTCAAAGACGCGCCGATCATCTCCGACGCGGAGTTCGACAAGCTGCTGCGGGAGCTGCAGGCGCTCGAGGAGGAACACCCCGAGCTGCGGACCCCCGATTCCCCGACACAACTCGTCGGCGGTGCCGGATTCGCCACCGAGTTCGCCCCGGCCGAGCATCTGGAACGGATGTTGTCCCTGGACAACGTGTTCGATTCCGACGAGCTCTCGGCCTGGGCAGCCCGGATCAGTGGGGAGACCGGCGATGCCGCGCACTTCCTGTGCGAGCTCAAGATCGACGGCGTCGCACTGGCCCTCGTCTACCGCAACGGCCGGCTGGTACGGGCCGCCACCCGCGGTGACGGGCGCAGCGGTGAAGACGTGACGCTCAACGCCCGCACCATCTCCGACATCCCCGAGCAGTTGACCGCCTCCGACGAGTTTCCGGTGCCCGACGTGCTGGAGGTCCGCGGCGAGGTGTTCTTCCGGGTGGCCGACTTCGAGGAGCTCAACGCCGGGTTGGTCGCCGAGGGTAAGCCGCCCTTCGCCAACCCTCGCAACAGTGCGGCGGGCTCGCTGCGGCAGAAGAACCCGGCGGTCACCGCCCGGCGCAAACTCCGGATGATCTGTCACGGGCTGGGCCACGCCGAAGGCTTCAGCCCGGCGTCGTTGCATGACGCCTACCGGGCGCTGGGCCAGTGGGGCTTGCCGGTGTCCGAACACACCGCCAAGGTCTCCGGTGTCGCCGCGGTCGCCGAGCGGATCGCCTACTGGGGTGAACACCGCCATGACGTCGACCACGAGATCGACGGTCTGGTGGTCAAGGTCGACGAGGTCTCGCTGCAGCGCCGGCTCGGCTCGACCTCGCGCGCACCGCGCTGGGCCGTGGCCTACAAGTACCCGCCGGAAGAGGCCACCACGAAGCTGCTCGACATCCGGGTGAGCGTGGGGCGAACCGGTCGGGTCACCCCGTTCGCCTACATGGAGCCGGTCAAGGTGGCCGGTTCGACCGTCGGCCTGGCCACGCTGCACAACGCGACCGAAGTTCAGCGCAAGGGCGTGTTGATCGGGGACACCGTCGTGATCCGCAAAGCCGGCGACGTCATCCCCGAGGTGCTCGGTCCGGTGGTCGACCTGCGCGACGGGTCCGAGCGTCCGTTCGTCATGCCCACCAACTGCCCCGAATGCGGCACCGTGCTGGCCCCGGCCAAGGAGGGCGACGCCGACATCCGCTGCCCGAACACCCGCAGTTGCCCGGCGCAGTTGCGGGAGAGGGTGTTTCACGTCGCCGGCCGTGGCGCGTTCGACATCGAGGGGCTCGGCTACGAGGCGGCCACCGCGCTGCTGCAGGCGGGGGTGATCACCGACGAGGGCGATCTGTTCACCTTGACCGCCGACCAGTTGCTGCGCACCGACCTGTTCACCACCAAGGCCGGCGAGCTGTCCGCCAACGGCAAGCGGCTGCTGGCCAATCTGGACAAGGCCAAGGCCCAGCCGCTGTGGCGGGTGCTCGTGGCCCTGTCGATCCGCCATGTGGGCCCGACCGCGGCGCGGGCGCTGGCCACCGAGTTCGCCAGCCTGGACGCCATCGTCGCGGCCAGTGAGGAACAGCTCGCCGCGGTGGAAGGGGTGGGTCCGACCATTGCGGCCGCGGTCATCGACTGGTTCACCGTGGACTGGCACCGCGCGATCGTCGACAAGTGGCGTGCGGCCGGGGTCAGGATGGCCGACGAGCGCGACGCCAGCATCGAGCGCACGCTGGAAGGTCTGTCGATCGTGGTGACCGGGTCGCTGCCCGGATTCTCCCGTGACCAGGCCAAGGAAGCCATCATCAATCGCGGCGGCAAAGCGGCCAGCTCGGTCTCCAAGAAGACCGCTTACGTGGTGGCCGGGGAGGCCCCCGGATCCAAGTACGACAAGGCCGTGGAGCTCGGCGTCCCGATCCTCGATGAGGACGGTTTCCGGGCCTTGCTCGCCGAAGGCCCGCCGGCGGCGGCCGAGAGCTAG
- a CDS encoding MmcQ/YjbR family DNA-binding protein — MPHPIMFSDDDLGLAELRDIALGFPEAFEKISWGRPVFCAPKMFAMYGGNVKPETRGEMVPYPHSLLIKVDDSDRRALEQDSRFFFPAYMGPFGWLGLDFTAAKVDWVEVRELVDASFRLVASRRLIKQLDEN; from the coding sequence ATGCCGCACCCGATCATGTTCAGCGACGACGATCTGGGCCTGGCCGAGCTCCGCGACATTGCTCTTGGATTTCCCGAGGCATTCGAGAAGATCTCGTGGGGCCGGCCGGTGTTCTGTGCGCCGAAGATGTTCGCGATGTACGGCGGCAACGTCAAACCCGAGACCCGCGGCGAGATGGTGCCGTATCCGCATTCGCTGCTGATCAAGGTGGACGACAGCGACCGCCGGGCACTCGAACAGGACAGCCGTTTCTTCTTCCCGGCCTACATGGGCCCCTTCGGGTGGCTCGGCCTGGATTTCACTGCGGCGAAGGTGGATTGGGTCGAGGTCCGCGAACTCGTCGACGCCTCGTTCCGCCTGGTCGCCTCGCGCCGGCTCATCAAACAACTCGACGAGAACTGA
- a CDS encoding 4-coumarate--CoA ligase family protein, translating to MSFASPFPDVDLPTVSVYDYLFADMPAADAARIAMVDAKSGTETTYGELVSRIDAFAGGLAARGIGVGDVVALLSPNSSDFAIAFHGILRAGATATTVNALFTARDIAKQLKDSKARLLVTVNALLPQAAEGASAAGLDPGQVVVLDGDGLGAQGPAPEVSFDPATHLAALPYSSGTTANPKGVMLTHANLTANVAQIRPLQGMTSDDRLLAVLPFFHIYGMTVLLNAALHARAQLVIMPSFDLTEFLDNIATRRCTFVYIAPPVAVALAKHPMVDSYDLSSLRAVLSGAASLDADLGRAVAERLNCTVSQGYGMSELSPVSHITPHDGGLASVGTVAPLDSCGWTVPNGVSKLVDPETGNEIEIPAEGLSETGELWFKGPNVMAGYLGNAAATRETIDADGFLHTGDLAQVDSNGCVYVVDRLKELIKYKGYQVPPAELEAVLLGHPGIADAAVIGVQDKESGEEVPKAFVVKQPSTELTAEEVMAFVAGLVAPYKKVRQVQFIEAIPKSSAGKILRRELRGS from the coding sequence ATGAGTTTCGCCAGCCCATTCCCCGATGTCGACCTGCCGACCGTCAGCGTCTACGACTATCTGTTCGCCGACATGCCGGCCGCCGATGCCGCCCGGATCGCCATGGTCGATGCCAAGTCCGGTACCGAGACCACCTACGGCGAGCTGGTGAGCCGGATCGACGCGTTCGCCGGCGGGCTCGCGGCCCGCGGGATCGGTGTCGGCGACGTGGTGGCACTGCTGTCGCCCAACAGTTCGGATTTCGCGATCGCGTTCCACGGAATTCTGCGCGCGGGCGCGACCGCCACCACCGTCAACGCGTTGTTCACCGCGCGTGACATCGCCAAGCAGCTCAAGGATTCGAAGGCCCGACTGCTCGTCACGGTGAACGCCCTGCTGCCCCAGGCCGCTGAAGGCGCCTCCGCCGCGGGCCTGGACCCCGGCCAGGTCGTGGTACTCGACGGCGACGGTCTGGGCGCGCAGGGCCCGGCTCCCGAGGTGAGTTTCGATCCGGCCACTCACTTGGCCGCGCTCCCCTACAGCTCGGGCACGACGGCCAACCCCAAGGGCGTCATGCTGACCCACGCCAACCTGACGGCCAACGTCGCGCAGATCCGCCCGCTGCAGGGCATGACGTCCGATGACCGGCTGCTGGCCGTGCTGCCGTTTTTCCACATCTACGGAATGACGGTGCTGCTCAACGCCGCCCTGCACGCCCGCGCGCAGCTGGTGATCATGCCGTCGTTCGATCTCACCGAGTTCCTCGACAACATCGCGACCCGCCGGTGCACCTTCGTCTACATCGCCCCGCCGGTGGCCGTCGCCCTGGCCAAGCACCCGATGGTCGACTCGTATGACCTGTCCTCGCTGCGCGCCGTGCTGTCCGGTGCGGCATCGCTGGATGCCGACCTCGGTCGCGCCGTGGCAGAACGGTTGAACTGCACGGTGTCCCAGGGTTACGGCATGAGCGAGCTGAGCCCGGTCAGCCACATCACCCCGCACGACGGCGGGCTGGCATCGGTCGGCACGGTCGCGCCGCTGGACTCGTGCGGCTGGACCGTCCCCAACGGCGTGAGCAAGCTGGTCGACCCCGAGACCGGGAATGAAATCGAGATCCCGGCAGAGGGTTTGAGCGAAACCGGTGAGCTGTGGTTCAAGGGCCCCAACGTGATGGCCGGCTATCTGGGCAATGCGGCGGCCACCCGGGAGACCATCGACGCCGACGGGTTCCTGCACACCGGAGATCTGGCCCAGGTCGATTCCAACGGCTGCGTCTACGTGGTGGACCGGCTGAAGGAACTCATCAAATACAAGGGCTACCAGGTGCCCCCGGCCGAGCTGGAGGCCGTGCTGCTGGGGCATCCCGGTATCGCTGACGCGGCCGTGATCGGGGTGCAGGACAAGGAATCCGGCGAGGAGGTGCCGAAAGCCTTTGTGGTCAAACAGCCTTCGACGGAGTTGACCGCCGAGGAAGTGATGGCGTTCGTGGCCGGCCTGGTGGCGCCCTACAAGAAGGTGCGCCAAGTGCAGTTCATCGAGGCAATCCCCAAGTCATCGGCCGGCAAGATCCTGCGCCGGGAGTTGCGCGGCAGCTAG
- a CDS encoding amidase, with translation MDWSRRSAGELAVALRAREVSSAELTEAAIAGIERDDRAINAVCVPDFDRAREAARRADHALARGEDRPLLGIPVTVKESYNMAGLPTTWGMPHYRDFVPAEDAVQVSRLKSAGAVVLGKTNVPLGLQDVQTFNDIHGTTSNPWDRGRTSGGSSGGSAAALACGFGALSVGSDLAGSLRTPAHFCGVYAHKPTVGLAAMRGMAPPPGPALPIDSDLAVVGPMARTARDLTVLLDVMAGPDPLTVGVAHKVTLPPPRRERLGDFRILVVEEHPDIATGIAVRAAVNRVADALISNGARVQRHSPLLPDLAEAASLYTQLLFSGSTARFPIDSYEQLRDRAAGLSADDQSLEAARLRGMVLSHRDWIELTRRRELHRHGWRQLFGEFDAVVCPITPTPAFPHDHHPDLLKRRLDIDGVEYPYFDQLVWAGLATMPGLPATAIPAGRSREGLPVGVQLIGPMFEDRTPLRLAELLEHQIGGVFAPE, from the coding sequence ATGGATTGGAGTCGTCGGTCGGCCGGCGAGTTGGCAGTCGCATTGCGCGCTCGTGAGGTGTCCTCGGCGGAGCTGACCGAGGCGGCAATCGCTGGTATCGAGCGGGACGACCGGGCGATCAACGCTGTCTGTGTGCCCGACTTCGACCGTGCGCGGGAGGCTGCGCGGCGGGCCGACCACGCGCTGGCCCGGGGCGAGGACCGGCCGCTGCTGGGTATTCCGGTGACGGTCAAGGAGTCCTACAACATGGCAGGGCTGCCCACGACCTGGGGCATGCCGCACTACCGGGATTTCGTGCCGGCCGAGGACGCGGTGCAGGTGTCGCGGCTCAAGTCTGCCGGTGCGGTGGTGCTCGGCAAGACCAACGTCCCACTGGGGCTGCAAGATGTGCAGACTTTCAACGATATCCATGGCACCACCAGCAATCCGTGGGATCGCGGTCGTACGTCGGGCGGATCATCGGGTGGGTCGGCGGCCGCCCTGGCGTGCGGGTTCGGTGCGTTGTCGGTCGGCTCCGACCTCGCCGGTTCGCTGCGCACCCCCGCGCATTTCTGTGGCGTCTACGCCCACAAACCCACCGTTGGGCTGGCCGCGATGCGCGGTATGGCCCCGCCTCCGGGGCCGGCCCTGCCGATCGACTCCGACCTCGCTGTCGTCGGTCCGATGGCGCGCACCGCCCGCGACCTCACTGTCCTGCTCGATGTGATGGCCGGCCCGGATCCGCTGACTGTCGGCGTGGCACACAAAGTGACGCTGCCACCCCCACGCCGAGAGCGTCTCGGCGACTTCCGGATCTTGGTCGTCGAGGAGCATCCGGACATTGCGACCGGAATCGCGGTTCGCGCCGCGGTGAATCGGGTGGCCGACGCCCTGATCTCCAACGGTGCCCGCGTCCAGAGGCACAGTCCGCTGCTGCCCGATCTGGCCGAGGCCGCGTCGCTGTACACGCAGCTGCTGTTTTCTGGTTCCACCGCACGCTTTCCGATCGATTCGTACGAGCAGCTACGTGACCGCGCCGCCGGACTGAGTGCCGACGATCAGAGCCTGGAGGCGGCGCGGCTGCGCGGGATGGTGCTGAGCCACCGCGACTGGATCGAGTTGACCCGGCGTCGCGAGCTGCACCGCCACGGCTGGCGACAGCTCTTCGGCGAATTCGATGCCGTCGTCTGTCCCATCACGCCGACTCCCGCGTTCCCACACGACCACCATCCGGATCTGCTGAAACGCCGGCTCGACATCGACGGCGTCGAGTACCCATATTTCGACCAGCTCGTCTGGGCCGGTCTGGCCACGATGCCAGGCCTGCCCGCCACCGCCATACCAGCGGGTCGGTCCCGAGAGGGACTGCCGGTGGGAGTGCAGCTCATCGGTCCGATGTTCGAGGACCGCACCCCGCTACGGCTGGCCGAGCTGCTCGAACATCAGATCGGCGGGGTTTTCGCACCCGAGTAG
- a CDS encoding ArsR/SmtB family transcription factor: MTAAVAERAPLFDALGDPNRLRIVTRLCEGGPCSTVQLTQVIPVTRQAATKHLLLLEAVGLVTSDRKGRERIWRIHPEPLVQASDYLTALSHRWDKALDRLRAYVED, from the coding sequence ATGACAGCCGCCGTCGCCGAACGTGCGCCACTCTTCGACGCGCTCGGCGATCCCAACCGATTGCGCATCGTGACCCGGCTCTGTGAGGGTGGCCCCTGTTCGACAGTGCAACTGACACAGGTCATTCCGGTCACCCGGCAGGCCGCGACCAAGCACCTCCTGCTGCTGGAGGCGGTGGGCCTGGTGACCAGTGATCGCAAGGGTCGCGAGCGTATCTGGCGGATTCATCCCGAACCACTGGTGCAGGCCAGCGACTACCTGACGGCACTGTCGCACCGCTGGGACAAGGCGCTCGACCGCCTGCGGGCCTACGTCGAGGACTGA
- a CDS encoding SRPBCC family protein, with product MSTDRIEKEVLLKAPLDRVWRAISNSEEFGRWFGVRFDGPFIAGESVNGVMTPTEVDDDVAAMQEPYAGEADAWHIVAVEPPHRLAFRWHPYAVEPGSREPAAPTTLVEFTLAEADGGVLLRIVESGFDAVPAARRRSAFEANSQGWAHQAEMVRKYLALGESV from the coding sequence ATGAGTACTGATCGGATCGAGAAGGAAGTCCTGCTCAAGGCGCCGCTGGACCGGGTGTGGCGGGCCATCAGCAACTCCGAGGAATTCGGCCGATGGTTCGGGGTCCGCTTCGACGGGCCCTTCATCGCCGGGGAATCGGTCAACGGGGTGATGACGCCCACCGAGGTCGACGACGACGTCGCCGCCATGCAGGAGCCCTACGCCGGTGAGGCCGACGCCTGGCACATCGTGGCGGTCGAGCCGCCGCATCGGCTGGCCTTCCGCTGGCATCCCTACGCCGTGGAACCCGGCTCCCGCGAGCCGGCGGCGCCCACCACCCTCGTCGAGTTCACCCTCGCCGAGGCCGATGGCGGGGTCCTGCTGCGCATCGTCGAATCGGGGTTCGACGCGGTTCCCGCCGCGCGACGGCGCTCGGCGTTCGAGGCCAACAGCCAGGGGTGGGCCCACCAGGCCGAGATGGTGCGCAAGTACCTCGCGCTCGGCGAGTCGGTATGA
- a CDS encoding uroporphyrinogen decarboxylase/cobalamine-independent methonine synthase family protein: protein MTVFAAATGIGSWPGTQPRAAAEVVVGELHTLSHLVELPARGIGADLIGRAGALLVDIGVDTVPRGYRIAGGRSAALRRAVSLLGEDIDALEEAWERAGLRGSGRAVKVQAPGPITLAAQLELPNGHRAITDHGALRDLSASLAEGLAIHRAEVARRLETPVVVQLDEPSLPAALAGRLSGVTSFTPVHPVDEALAMNLLDACVVAAGSDVALHSCAPELPWKALLRSAVQAISVDVSTLSPADLDGVGEFVDSGRTVLLGVVPATAPEGRPSVEEVAKAAVALTDRLGFARAVLRDRIGITPACGLAGATSQWARTAVELTQKAADAFAEDPDAI, encoded by the coding sequence GTGACCGTTTTCGCAGCGGCGACCGGTATCGGATCATGGCCCGGCACACAGCCGCGGGCCGCGGCCGAGGTTGTCGTAGGTGAACTGCACACCCTGTCGCACCTCGTCGAGCTGCCCGCGCGGGGGATCGGTGCCGATCTGATCGGACGGGCCGGGGCCCTGCTGGTCGACATCGGCGTCGACACCGTGCCGCGCGGGTACCGCATCGCCGGTGGCCGCAGCGCTGCCCTGCGGCGGGCGGTCAGCCTGCTCGGCGAGGACATCGACGCGCTGGAAGAAGCCTGGGAGCGGGCCGGGCTACGGGGTAGTGGGCGTGCGGTCAAGGTGCAGGCGCCCGGACCGATCACCCTGGCCGCACAGCTGGAGTTGCCCAACGGACATCGGGCCATCACCGATCACGGTGCGCTGCGCGATCTTTCGGCCTCACTTGCCGAAGGGTTGGCGATCCACCGAGCCGAGGTGGCCCGGCGGTTGGAGACTCCGGTGGTGGTCCAGCTCGACGAGCCGTCGCTGCCGGCCGCGCTGGCGGGCCGGCTCTCCGGGGTCACGAGTTTCACCCCGGTGCATCCGGTGGACGAGGCGTTGGCGATGAACCTGCTCGACGCGTGCGTGGTGGCGGCCGGCTCTGATGTCGCACTGCACAGCTGTGCCCCGGAGCTGCCGTGGAAGGCGTTGTTGCGCAGCGCTGTTCAGGCGATATCGGTCGACGTCTCGACCCTGTCGCCCGCGGATCTGGACGGTGTCGGGGAGTTCGTCGACTCGGGACGAACGGTGCTGCTCGGCGTGGTGCCTGCGACTGCGCCCGAGGGGAGACCCTCGGTCGAGGAGGTCGCCAAGGCCGCGGTGGCACTCACCGACCGCCTCGGCTTCGCCCGGGCGGTGCTGCGCGACCGCATCGGGATCACGCCGGCCTGCGGGCTGGCCGGGGCCACGTCGCAATGGGCGCGCACCGCGGTGGAACTCACGCAGAAGGCCGCCGACGCATTCGCCGAAGATCCGGACGCCATCTAA
- the mnmA gene encoding tRNA 2-thiouridine(34) synthase MnmA, producing MRVLVAMSGGVDSSVAAARMVDAGHDVVGVHMALSSAPGTLRTGSRGCCSKEDAGDARRVADILDIPFYVWDFADRFKDDVIDDFVESYARGETPNPCVRCNERIKFSALAARALALGFDAVATGHYARLADGRLRRAVDADKDQSYVLGVLTAEQLAHAIFPIGDTPKSQIRAEAAERRLAVAKKPDSHDICFIPSGDTQAFLGARIGVRRGSVIDNEGTVLAEHEGVHGFTIGQRKGLGIAGPGADGRPRYVTGIDAETGTVRVGPVEDLEIWELTGNKPVFTGGAALQGPVECQVQVRAHGGITDAVAELREGRLEVSLRGPLRGVAPGQTMVLYRPDADGDEVIASATIARA from the coding sequence ATGAGGGTGCTGGTCGCGATGAGCGGCGGTGTGGATTCCTCGGTGGCCGCCGCACGGATGGTCGATGCCGGCCATGACGTGGTCGGTGTGCACATGGCGCTGTCGTCGGCGCCGGGGACGTTGCGCACCGGCTCCCGGGGCTGCTGCTCGAAGGAGGATGCCGGCGATGCCCGCCGAGTGGCCGACATCCTCGACATCCCGTTCTACGTATGGGATTTCGCTGACCGGTTCAAGGACGACGTGATCGACGACTTCGTCGAGTCGTACGCCCGCGGCGAGACCCCGAATCCCTGTGTGCGGTGTAACGAGCGGATCAAGTTCTCTGCTCTGGCGGCACGCGCGCTGGCGCTCGGATTCGATGCGGTCGCCACCGGTCATTACGCCCGGCTGGCCGACGGCCGGCTGCGCCGCGCGGTCGATGCCGACAAGGACCAGTCCTACGTGCTGGGTGTGCTGACTGCCGAGCAGCTGGCTCACGCGATCTTCCCGATCGGTGACACTCCCAAGTCGCAGATCCGGGCCGAGGCCGCCGAGCGTCGCCTGGCTGTCGCGAAAAAGCCGGACAGCCACGACATCTGCTTCATCCCCTCCGGGGACACCCAGGCCTTCCTGGGCGCCCGCATCGGGGTGCGGCGCGGCTCGGTGATCGACAACGAAGGCACGGTGCTCGCCGAACACGAAGGCGTGCATGGCTTCACCATCGGACAGCGCAAGGGTCTGGGTATCGCGGGACCGGGTGCCGACGGTCGTCCCCGCTATGTCACCGGGATCGACGCCGAGACGGGCACCGTCCGGGTCGGTCCGGTCGAAGATCTCGAGATCTGGGAGCTGACCGGTAACAAGCCGGTGTTCACCGGCGGGGCGGCGCTGCAGGGCCCGGTGGAATGCCAGGTCCAGGTGCGCGCGCACGGCGGGATCACCGACGCGGTGGCCGAGCTGCGCGAGGGCAGGCTGGAGGTCTCTCTGCGGGGGCCGCTGCGCGGGGTGGCGCCCGGCCAGACGATGGTTCTGTACCGGCCCGACGCCGACGGTGACGAGGTCATCGCCAGCGCGACCATCGCACGCGCGTGA
- a CDS encoding cysteine desulfurase family protein, producing the protein MASILTSSSGGPVYLDHAATTPMHAAAIEAMTAALATVGNASSLHGSGRTARRRMEEARETLAHLLGCRPSEVIFTAGGTESDNLAVKGIYWARRDAEPTRRRIITTAVEHHAVLDAVQWLVDHEGAEVTWLPVDAEGVVAPESLRAALEAGDGPADVALVSIMWANNEVGTIMAIAELAAIAAEFEVPMHSDAIQAVGQIPVDFAETGLAAMSIAAHKFGGPMGVGALVLRRDTACVPLLHGGGQERDVRSGTPDVAGTVAMAAAAEVAIGGLAEHAARMQALRDRLIDGVLSTIEDTYLNGPRGAGRLPANTHFTFRGCEGDSLLMLLDAKGVECSTGSACTAGVAQPSHVLIAMGADPATARGSLRFSLGHTSTDADIDAVLEVLPAAVERARQAALASAGRTFS; encoded by the coding sequence ATGGCCTCCATCCTGACCTCCTCCTCAGGCGGGCCGGTCTATCTCGATCACGCCGCCACCACCCCGATGCACGCCGCTGCCATCGAGGCGATGACCGCTGCGCTGGCCACCGTCGGCAATGCGTCGTCGCTGCATGGTTCCGGCCGGACGGCGCGTCGGCGGATGGAAGAGGCCCGCGAGACGCTGGCCCACCTGCTGGGCTGCCGTCCCTCGGAGGTGATCTTCACCGCCGGGGGCACCGAGAGCGACAACCTCGCCGTCAAGGGCATCTACTGGGCCCGCCGCGATGCCGAGCCGACGCGGCGCCGCATCATCACCACCGCCGTCGAGCACCACGCGGTTCTGGATGCCGTGCAGTGGCTGGTCGACCATGAGGGCGCCGAGGTGACCTGGCTGCCGGTGGACGCCGAGGGGGTCGTCGCCCCCGAGTCGCTGCGCGCGGCACTGGAGGCCGGCGACGGACCCGCAGACGTGGCACTGGTCAGCATCATGTGGGCCAACAACGAGGTCGGCACCATCATGGCGATCGCCGAACTGGCTGCGATCGCGGCCGAGTTCGAGGTCCCGATGCACAGCGACGCCATCCAGGCCGTCGGCCAGATCCCCGTCGATTTCGCCGAGACCGGGCTGGCGGCGATGAGCATCGCCGCGCACAAGTTCGGCGGCCCGATGGGCGTCGGCGCGTTGGTGCTGCGGCGTGACACCGCCTGTGTGCCGCTGCTGCACGGCGGCGGGCAGGAGCGCGATGTCCGTTCCGGGACGCCCGATGTGGCCGGCACCGTGGCGATGGCCGCGGCCGCGGAGGTGGCCATCGGTGGGCTCGCCGAGCATGCCGCCCGGATGCAGGCGCTGCGGGACCGGTTGATCGACGGGGTGCTGTCGACGATCGAGGACACGTACCTCAACGGTCCGCGGGGAGCCGGCCGGCTTCCCGCCAACACCCACTTCACCTTCCGCGGTTGTGAAGGTGACTCGCTTCTGATGCTGCTCGACGCCAAGGGCGTGGAGTGCTCCACCGGCTCGGCCTGCACCGCCGGCGTGGCGCAGCCGTCGCACGTCCTGATCGCCATGGGTGCCGACCCGGCCACTGCGCGGGGGTCGCTGCGATTCTCGTTGGGGCACACCAGCACCGACGCTGACATCGACGCGGTGTTGGAGGTGCTGCCTGCGGCCGTCGAGCGGGCCCGGCAGGCGGCGCTGGCCAGCGCGGGGAGGACGTTCTCATGA
- a CDS encoding lysophospholipid acyltransferase family protein → MTTAPCEHSWLPKASCDGSCVYAGGADAGRRLVVWIRTSIRVVMAVVLFPCAVLLAVPMPGRSHVQRFYCRLMLRCFGVRVTLSGGPIRNLQGVLVVSGHVSWLDIFTIGAVLPGSFVARADLVEWPALGRLARVMKVIPIDRGSLRRLPAVVHTVAERLRAGHTVVAFPEGTTWCGLAYGPFRPAMFQAAIDAARPVQPLRLVYRHRDGRPSTIPAFVGEDTLLRSVRRVITARRTVCHVHVGSLQLPGDDRRALAGRCEAVVRGHQELPGAPAHVLAA, encoded by the coding sequence ATGACCACAGCCCCGTGTGAACATTCCTGGCTGCCCAAGGCATCGTGCGATGGCAGCTGCGTATATGCCGGCGGCGCCGACGCCGGTCGCCGCCTCGTGGTCTGGATCCGCACCAGCATCCGGGTTGTCATGGCCGTCGTCCTGTTCCCCTGCGCGGTGCTGCTGGCGGTGCCGATGCCGGGCCGCTCGCACGTGCAGCGGTTCTACTGCCGGTTGATGCTGCGCTGCTTCGGCGTGCGAGTGACATTGTCGGGCGGGCCCATTCGAAACCTGCAGGGCGTGCTCGTGGTCAGTGGGCACGTGTCGTGGCTCGACATCTTCACCATCGGTGCGGTGCTGCCGGGCTCGTTCGTGGCCCGTGCCGATCTGGTGGAATGGCCCGCGTTGGGCCGACTGGCCCGAGTGATGAAGGTCATCCCGATCGACCGGGGCAGCTTGCGCCGGCTGCCCGCGGTGGTGCACACCGTGGCCGAGCGGCTGCGTGCCGGGCACACGGTGGTGGCGTTTCCGGAGGGCACCACCTGGTGCGGACTGGCCTACGGACCCTTCCGGCCCGCGATGTTCCAGGCCGCGATCGACGCGGCCCGGCCGGTACAGCCGCTGCGGCTGGTCTACCGCCACCGCGACGGCCGGCCGTCGACGATTCCGGCCTTCGTGGGAGAGGACACCCTGCTGCGGTCGGTGCGGCGCGTCATCACCGCACGTCGCACCGTGTGCCACGTGCATGTCGGGTCGCTGCAGCTGCCCGGAGACGACCGCCGGGCACTGGCCGGGCGCTGCGAGGCGGTGGTGCGGGGCCACCAGGAGCTCCCCGGCGCTCCCGCGCACGTCCTGGCGGCCTGA